The genome window TCAGTTCATTTCTATTTACTGATTTAAATAAGCGAATAGAAATATAGGGCTTTTTTGTTGGCCCGAATACATAGCCGACCTTACCAATTTTATTCTTTTTACTATCATAAACAATGGCACCTGGTGAAGGTGTTTTATCAGATCGTGCTATTAATTTTCCAGAGTTTGCCACGTGCAAACTATTTCCTAAAAATTTCATAAAATCAAACTTAAATTCAAATCTGTATCATTTATATAATTAGAAATAGGTTATATATAAACCTATCGATATATTTATATATAAATTTTAATATCTATATAAAGCTTTTTCTATTTGAGTCCAACGATTTCGGCTAATGTTTTACCACGATTTATATCCTCGATAATACCAGTTTCCTTAATTTTAACAAGCAGTACCTGAGCCATGACCTTTGAAAATAGTTCCTTTGGAATAATCACAATACCTGACTCATCACCGAAGAAAAAATCTCCGGGATTGATTTTTACGCCTTCAACATCAATTGGTTCATTTAAAGACCCCAAACCTAAAGCTGACCCTGCATTAGGACAGAAATTACTTGCAAAAATCGGATAATCCATATATAATAGAGCATCCAAATCCCTAGCAGATCCATAAATGACTGTAGCTTTAATTCCATTATCCCTAGCACAGCTGGATG of Methanobrevibacter sp. contains these proteins:
- a CDS encoding Gar1/Naf1 family protein, with the translated sequence MKFLGNSLHVANSGKLIARSDKTPSPGAIVYDSKKNKIGKVGYVFGPTKKPYISIRLFKSVNRNELNKNSGEKLFVSKPKSKKSRKRRMRPRHKK